The Arachis ipaensis cultivar K30076 chromosome B10, Araip1.1, whole genome shotgun sequence DNA window accaaacagaataccgatttatttcaatctctatctcttagtctcttcctcttagtttcaGTCTTTCTGTCTCTCTACCAAACACTACCTGAAGGACTATAAAAACAAGGCTTTCCGGgtccaaaaagaaaaaaggaaaaagaataggTTTCCATAACTGCAACTGTACCTTCGTCCTACTTccaaaaggagaagaaaacatgtttctttgcaGAATCCATGAGCAATAAAATATTTGAATTGATGCACACAAAAAATGGAGGACATGTATTTACACTGAAACCAAGGCCCAAGCCATTCAGCCAGGACTATGAACACCCCTAcaaattctctttttctttcaaatTGAATGACTAATAGATTTTGCATCATTGAGATTTTCTTCAAACATGAACCAGATAGGTGAACCAAGAGGAGCACAAAGCTAAAGGTACAAGAAGACAAAATGGAAAATGGGATTGTTGCACATTATCTTCAGAAGTTGCAGCATCGAGCATGGCCTCTTGACCATTTGTCCCATAGGCACATCATCTGCCTCGGCGACTGGTAATGCGCCGTGAAGTAGTTCTCCATGCATCCATACTGACAAAACTTCCAGTTGTGTGAGTACTGGACTGCCGCCATTGTATTGTTGAATTGCTCGACCCACATCCCCATGCTTACGTCCTCCATTTTAAACAGCTGCAACCACACAACAAATCTCTCGCCAATCAGTAATGCGAATTATCCAGTGATATACTACCCAATCTACTAATTGCTGTTACTTTGATGAAACTTGTACATTCACAGATCAATGTTTCAGGATTGATTTATGAATGTACCAATTTTGTCAAAGTCACGGTTACTAGTTGATGAAGGATGGGGAGGGCGAATGAAATGAATGTAAAATCCAGATAAATTTACGGCAACTAACCCTCAGGTTCCTATTCTTGTGTTGTGATACAATGTAATTAACGATATCTTCGGAAATTACGTATGCAGGGCCATTTGCATAAGGAGGATATACTTCTTCAGGCCACTCCTGCAACAACAGAAACATCATCCTTAAGAGAAGGAAAGAATAAGCCATATAGCACCAAGCTATGCAATTCTCTTGTACTTGTCACCACCTACAACAAGAACGGCTACCGAGGAAAATAGAATCCTGCAAAAACTCTAGTCTAATTTAAGCTCTGTCATGTGCTGAATATGCATTATTTGGATAACCAAAAGGCAATAAATAATTCTCTATGGCCAAAACTGTTCCCCGGAGTTGTCAAAATTTGTTAAGATTCTTGTTCAGTATCTACCATTAGAAATACACACACCATATATTAACTACTACAACTAAATGTGGCAACTTCCATACCTCGTAAGTAACTGCCCATTTGCCGTGTCTCAGAGGCCGATGTAAGAGATTGAGATTCCCCATATAAAGCGGCTTTTTATGAGGTACAGCTTCAATTTCTCTCAAGACAGTGTCCACCCTAACAAAAGTGTCATCATCACATTTCATGATATATGCAGCTGTCACATTTTGAATCTGCATGACAAAAATATATAGCTGATGTAACTAGTGTGTATACAACAATTCAGATTTGAGGAAGGTGACCGACACCAGCTGTATAAATGCAAGTCACCAACACCCAGCACCCGTACAAAATAAAAACAGAAGAAACAGAGAAGCTTAGCTGACAAAATTTAAGAATGTACTAACCCCAAACTCACAGATAGCCAGGGTTTTAAGCACAACAAGCTCATAGCGGTCCATAAAGGGCATAATGACAATATCACCAAAGTAAGCAGCCTCCTTCCTCAGCACTGCATTTACTTCCTTCCTTGGATTCTTCATGACGATCGTTTTATGGTAGCCACAAATACAAAATTTAGccatattataaataaaaaatagtaaaagaaCAATAGTGAAGCATGAATCAAAATACACACAAATGCCTTGAAAAATTTCAAGCATCTTATGTATAAATTGGGCAAATAAATTTCTTCACAAACCACATTATAGTTAATACAGACATTTCAATATAAATTATCTGCAATACTGCATATGGGTTCTGAGAATTAACATGCATTTCTTCATGTTGACGGAATGATCAAATCATTGTAGTGTATGCTTCTACGCAGTATAtataagaaaaacaaaaggaaGTCATACCAATGCAACAAAAAATCGTACTACTACATCTGAAGACTTGATCGCAGCTGCTTGCATCCACGTTTTTCGAACTGCCATACGTTCTGCAAAGTGATTTGAAGCAGAAAGGACTCCAACAAACAGTTTAATAGGATGTTTGGGTAGAGGACTTGCTTTCCATGTTTCAGACATTTCCAGTACTCGTTGAGGTGAGAAACTTGGGTGTGAAGTAGGTAGTGAAGTAGCAAAGACAGAATGAACATCAACATCTCCTTTAACTGCCAATCCTGTAGCATCTTCAAGTGTAAAACCCTGACGATAAAGTTGAAAAGAAAGTCATCAGGAAAAAAGTAAGCTGTATCCCACAGCAGAACCAGTATGGATTGCAGCAGATGTCAATTAGTCCCAATTTTTCTTATTGTTTAAGCCAAACGGACACCCTATGACACAGTAAAGGTGATACTGCCAATCGTTATGAGGGtacaaaaaaatttctttttatattaaaactTGACATAGAtatatgttttttaaatttttaagttaataaaaagCAACAACAATGGGGAAGTTATTTCCTTGACAAATGATTAACAAGAACAAGTAAATATACATAATTCCACTCAATCAAGATATTGGGTGCAACCATAAAATAAAAGCAACTGACATGTGTTAATTAATTACCGTTCGGTATGGAAATGAAGTCATATGGCGACCCCCAACATTAATATGGTACCCATCAACACCAGCACGCAGGGTAAGGACAAACATTCTACCCTCTACAAATGGAAATGGCCAAGTCACTTCTGGCTTCTGCTCACGCCCTATAAACCGCTTGAACCATGATGTTGTCTTGGACTCTTTTGAGTCTACAATGTCACTCCGCATCCATCTTTCACATCGCCTAAACCCATCGACTGCCAAACATAATCAAAAGGTTTATTTGTGCATTGAATTAACACCCAAAAAGTTAATCCAAGAATTTCTGCGCAAGTTAGAGACTAAAGGATTACTGCTCTCATATATAATTTTTCCATATGAAGGGCCATAAAAATTATTAACCATATAACTCTGTCTACAATTTTGGTTAGAGGCTTTTCTAAATACAAGCTAACCCAAACATGCACGACAATATCTATTAACCACATAACTTAAAAAATAATAAGCATTACTTCTGCAGTGTCCATAAAGCATCTAACAAACAACCAACACAGTAAACATTCTTCTGTTTCGTTAACAATGTAACAAGTTGCTACTTATTTTGATGGCCATTAGTCATTTTTTCTTATTTCACGAATTCCAAGTTGTCAGACCATTTTACTTTTCTCGCTTTGTTTCATTTAACAATTAACAATATGGACAAGAGGGCACTATTTTGCAGCACAATGTTTCTAGATAAAACAACTGAAAGTGCATATGCAATGTTATACATCATACCAAGCATTCCTTCATCATCCTCAGTTGGCAAGCCATCACATCTTTGAGCTGTTCCCCAGTGCATTCGATAGCAGGTATTATGCTCGATAACTGGTCGTTTGCTCCAGTCCCCTCTTAACCGAGGATTCAGGTGAAGAATCTTCGGAGGATCTTCCCcttcaactgactttagtccttgTAACTCAACCATGAACTGTGAAACTGCAACCAATCCATCACTTTTCCTCAACTTCCCAAGCTTAGGAACATATTCCTTATGAGCAAAATGGGGTGTCCCCACCACAGTGATTGAAGAACCTGCTGCTAGCCCGCAAGGTAGAAACATCAAGCCATCTCCCTTCTGCAATTCATCCCCAGTCATTGATATCCAAGAAGGACAGGACTCAGGCTTTCCTTCGACGATAGAGTTCTCTCCGGACTCCACGTCATCAGCCGTGTCTAATTCTCCCCAAGCCTTCAGCCCCAATGTCCATGCCTCATCTGTCATTCTCTCAAGAACAGATAAATTGTTCGTCCTATTCATTTGCCGCATGATTCTTCCAGTAATCCTGCCATACTTCTGAGGAACACGCTCCACGGATTCACCCCCGTGTTCTTCCTCCTTCAGTGAAACTTTGTTGGGTCTCAAGGGAGCATCCTTGTCCGTGCTATCCTCTAGCCTCCGGTGAAGTGAATCTCGATAAACAGAACTAACAAAAGGCTTGCTCAACTCTGAACCTTCTGAGCCACCAACAGCAGCAGCACCATCCAATCCACCATAAATCTCATCCCCACTTATCGTTGACACAATCTTCAGAATTTGAGGAAACTTGCACGAAATGAAAACCAAATATAACACCCCAACAGCAAACAAAAATTGGGACAACCTAAACCTCCTCGAATTGGAAGGTTCAGTTTTCTGCCtcttcataatcttcaaaatCAACAAACCAAAGAAAAAACGATACAATCTACACTACAGCAAGTTATCAACTACAACAATACCCTACACTGCAGATGTTTGACGCGAATAAACCATAAAGAACTACATCAACGTGAGGAAGCACGCAAACGGCAACAAAGCTGTAATTTTGAAAGCAAACCCCAAGTCCAAAATTTCCGCTAAAAGCGACAGGGCAACGAATTGGGCAGTGAAAGTTGGCCTCTTCTGGCAAAGAACGAAACTTCCATGCAGTGAGGGGAAAAAGGAGTGCGTCGATCAACCAATGCCGCAGTGATTCAACGAATTGGAAAGGAAGTCGTTGCAAGTGGCGGAATGGAACCCCGAATCGTTCAGCATGAGAGCAGCATCTGCGGAAGCAGAACGGAATTAGTAGTTGTAGAAAGTGAACCCTAATGGATGGAAAAGGAACAAAGAAAGGTGCCggatggtgagaagatgaagatgaaggtgAATGCTGAATGCAGAAGAATGAGAGTAGCAAAAGGGAAAGGGAACAGTGAAGTGATTGGTTGAATGTTTTGAGAGTAAAAAATCACCACTATTTTGGCACTTACAATTCAGGTATATTATTAGTAGTACTCTCTACTCTCATAAGTTTTGTAGAAAGTGTTTCTACTTTCTACTTTTTAGTTTTCGGAAGCTGAACCAGTCGACTTCACGCAAGCAGTTAAAAAACAAATCTAACGACTAAGGGTGTGTTTGGATTTGCGTTGGAGAAGAAAGAAGCTCGTTTGAGTTCCTTGAACGTTTCATCTTCATGTTTGGCAACACTTTTATGCTGtaaacgcagaagtgattttTGTCTTCAACCCACGTTTACCAAAAGCTAAAAATTTTAGCTTTTCCGTTCACCTTTTCACGTTGGATTGAACTTTATGTTCTATGTACCAATTATGTCCTTCATTATTCATGtgtttattgttttttttataaTACTTTTTTCTAATACTCTCTtatgtatattattattttttataaaatttttattttttttatatgagttcttttactgttattgttatttttttttgtataaaatatttttttttattttgtattatgattttattaattctaTTAGAGTACTAAAGAATATTGAGagtactaaaaaaatattaaaatttatttaaatatttaaaataaaattataagataacataaaataattatttaaattcatgtccttttttataattttttatctaaaagtgattttgaataatGTAAAGTTAATGACAACTGAGTTTTCACCTTTAGTTTTTACCTTTCATGATTTTGGATCACCATAAATTTAAAACTGGATCTTATGCCTTGCTTCAGCTTTAATTAATCAACTTCTTAAGTAGTCCGTTTTTCTCACTTGATTAGTTTTAAGTTAAAGGAAGAACCTACGCATGATTTGATTAGAGGCCTACATATGTTTGTCTAATTGGCTCAGCTATAGGACCATCAATCATGTTCATGGGTTCCTTGGCTCCTTGCTACTTTTATCAAGTTTCAAAGTAAACCCttgaaaattagttattattttatgatatgatatgatgCTACGTGTATATTAAagttgaatttaaatttaaaatttaaatcatttGGCTTAGAAAAATATCTAATTAGTAATTTGATCATTtagttaaatatttaaatttaaattttttattttaataaataaaataaatataatatttaccaaaataaattattttaaaaatatttaccgatttaaattctcttgtcttatcttgtttacagtgtaaacgagataaggcacGTCAGCGTGACACGTGTAACCTTTGGTATTCTCTACACACATTTTATATCTTTTCTCTGTCTCGTTTTCTCACAAAAACAAAGCTCAATGGCCAATAATAGTTCATTCATAGTTGTGCTTATTTATTccaattgtcgtatgagaaatGACGACAACGGAGTGACATTTGAGTGTGAGGATCCGATATTGTTTCGCACTCAGCGTGTGGAGACATTGTCGAatttgaagagtttgatattgagcaaggCCGATGGTACACAAGCGAGAAAGATAGGAAGGGTggggtataggttgctagcaccCATGGAAAACGAAGTCTTCCGGTTTCGACTATTCCGACTTCAAAGAAACGAGCATGTGCGACTGATGTTCGACATCCATGGGAGGATCATGGTAAAACAGGTAATGGAGCTGTCGGCCGAGGTGGGTCATGGTGGTAGTGGTGGTTCCGTACACGATACCTATGTGTATCGTGCAGGACGACCGACCTCTCGCACCACCACCCATTCATGTCGCCATTCCAGAGCATGAGGCAGAGGAGGGTGAGGAGGAGTCCGACGAAGATTACGTGACGGATAATGCGGACAGTGAGTTGTCCGATGGTGGCGATGAGGATGAGTTTGTGCCGGAGACACCTGCCAGGGCTGTGGCACGCCATGTTCTGCCTTCACCTCACCTGATTCCGGCGCTATCGGCAGTCCCAAGTCACTATCACAGTCTGCATTTGGACGCGATGCAAGAGAGGACCCCGGTTTCTGACACATGTGAAGAGGATTACAACCTAAACGGCGGGGTAGAGTTTCGGGTCGGCCACATGTTCAGAAGCCGAGAGGCGGTGTTTCAgggtgtgaagaactacagtattcACAAGAGTGTTGAATACTAGGTGATCGAGTCCGACCggttaaagtaccatgtgcagtACCGTTAAGCCGGCAATGGGTGTCAATAGAGCCTCCGTGTGGCCCTTCGTCAGAATCTCGGATACTGGTAAGTTCAAATTTAATTGTGATTTTGACTACTTTTGTATAATATATTATGTAGGTTAGAGATATAGTTGAAGTATAAATGTTTTGTTGTCATTAGGGAGGTGAGATTTGGTGGACCGCACAATTGTCTAGCACCCAGCATATCTCAAAATCATCGTCAATTAGATAGCAGTCTCATCTGAAGGGTCATATTGCCCTTGATACAGTCCAACTCCTCTATCAGTATCCCGGTCTTGCAAGGTGCGGTCCAGGCTAAGCTTGTTTAGTTAACAAGATGGGCTTTTTCAATTGGGCCATTATGAAACTTAATTTTCTTTCCTGCACACTAAACCCAATCCATCAAACAAACTATTGGTAATATTTTAATAgacatttaatttaatattttaataatatttgatcaacattttaatattaattttctaAACtcaatatatattgtttaattattaaatttattctctattttataaattattttagtaTTCATTTATAACCTATGTCTTCTCACTCCTTTTCCTCTCCAATCCAGTTCTCTCTCCTACAGTCAGTTCCTTTTCATCCTCCCTCTACTCCGCTCCTCCATCATAGCCGCTGATAGAACCAACCTTATTACGTGTGATTAAAACTTGACAATTTGTCACTAGCCCACTGTCAACACCACCATGaacacttaaaaaaaaaaaaaagaagtaaaacGGTGAGCTGAAACTGAAAAAGCATTCTCCTCTCCACTTCtttccaaaacaaaaagaaagctaAAGCCTAAAGGCGAGAAATCCTAGCCTCTCCCCCACCGCTGCAAGGGCTGTCTAACCACCGTCGCATGGACTGTTGTAAGGATTGCCACCGTGTCATGCGTCACAACTTTTTTCTCGAGTTTGGTGTCAGTTCTTGGCGTTCATATGCTCCGTTGCGCTTTTGCCATTGACTTCTTCTAGTCATGGTGCTCGAAGTCCTCAACCCACCAATCGTAGCTTCTTCTTCGAGATCAGCGTTTTCGAGTCTGCTCTTTGTTTGATCAGCTATAGGACTGTCGTCGTCCATTGTACTTGTTGTCTGGCCTTCGTCTCCATCGCACTTCTACCCCTCTACTCAAACTGCTCAGAAGTCAGAACAAAAATTTAAGATTATGTTATTCAGATtggtttcttcattttttttatttttcattcttcATTCTTTTTAACTATGGTCTCTGTTGTACTTTGTTTTGTTGCATTTTTCTTGTGTTGTGTTGAAAAAAATTGTGCTAAACTCTTGATAATTCTTGTTAAAATTATGTTAAAGCATGGGCTTTTATTTGTTCGGTATGTTACTTGATATTAGTATTCTTGCAATTGTTAGAAATTCAAGTGCTTTTATTGTAGTGTTGCTTTCTGAGGCTATGCTCTTTGTGACTATAAGCTGTGGATATTAGATTATACTCTTTAATAATGTATTCTTTTGGTTAAATTAATATGTTAATCCCTAAAATTTTTAGataatttcaaataaattttcaTGCTTCAAAAGTTTGTAATTGTGTCTTTAAACAAAaactttgaaaataaaaaaataatcaatGCAAATAGAATATTCTCAGATGTGAAAACTCTAACCAATGTCCTACAGGGTACATGAGTTGGGTTTTGAGTCTccatataaaaattttttatatttcttttcagCTAAATCTCTAATTCTGGACCTAAAAAGTAACATAAGCATAATAAACATGTTTTTATTATGATCGAGTCTTTTCTACTTCATTGAActgaatttatttattaaattttgctAAATTGTATCTTATTTTAAACTGATTAAGATAaatgataaaatttttattattgaatTTTTGTTGTTGTATAATCTTGtttaatttggattaaaaaaaataacgaaataaagaaaaagaagaaaattagtGCATAAAGAACTAATAAAGGTTTTCTCCCTTTAGTATGTCTCGCTACttacctcttttctcttgatttggttttggttttgcttTTGTCTtgaatttaatcatttttattttgattgaatATTGTGTGGGGACTTATTATTTTGAAGCTATCTAAGTTTTTCACCTccattttatgaatttgattagGTTTCAAACATGTTGGCAAGTGCATTATTCTAGTTTAATTCAAATTCTAAAAGAAGTGattgagattttattttaagaaGGACTAATAAAGGTTGATAGATTTTTATACATTCATTTTGTAATttgcttaattttatttttatgctgGGACAATTTACCCAAATAAATAAATTGGGCGAAAGCTTTACTCAAATACACAAAACAGAAATCTCTTATGTACATGTGCATTTTCACACTTCTATATAAACCGTAGAAAGCTACCACGGTTTCTGATTTTAACATAAACCGTGGCAAGCTACCACGGATTATAGTGTTTGTGGTTTGTGTGTAAACCGTGACAAGCTCCAACGGTTTACGAAGAGAGAAAGCTAAGCATAAACCGTGACAAGCTCCCACGGTCTATGAATAGTATCATTTAGAC harbors:
- the LOC107622989 gene encoding hydroxyproline O-galactosyltransferase GALT2 — protein: MKRQKTEPSNSRRFRLSQFLFAVGVLYLVFISCKFPQILKIVSTISGDEIYGGLDGAAAVGGSEGSELSKPFVSSVYRDSLHRRLEDSTDKDAPLRPNKVSLKEEEHGGESVERVPQKYGRITGRIMRQMNRTNNLSVLERMTDEAWTLGLKAWGELDTADDVESGENSIVEGKPESCPSWISMTGDELQKGDGLMFLPCGLAAGSSITVVGTPHFAHKEYVPKLGKLRKSDGLVAVSQFMVELQGLKSVEGEDPPKILHLNPRLRGDWSKRPVIEHNTCYRMHWGTAQRCDGLPTEDDEGMLVDGFRRCERWMRSDIVDSKESKTTSWFKRFIGREQKPEVTWPFPFVEGRMFVLTLRAGVDGYHINVGGRHMTSFPYRTGFTLEDATGLAVKGDVDVHSVFATSLPTSHPSFSPQRVLEMSETWKASPLPKHPIKLFVGVLSASNHFAERMAVRKTWMQAAAIKSSDVVVRFFVALNPRKEVNAVLRKEAAYFGDIVIMPFMDRYELVVLKTLAICEFGIQNVTAAYIMKCDDDTFVRVDTVLREIEAVPHKKPLYMGNLNLLHRPLRHGKWAVTYEEWPEEVYPPYANGPAYVISEDIVNYIVSQHKNRNLRLFKMEDVSMGMWVEQFNNTMAAVQYSHNWKFCQYGCMENYFTAHYQSPRQMMCLWDKWSRGHARCCNF